Proteins encoded together in one Ogataea parapolymorpha DL-1 chromosome III, whole genome shotgun sequence window:
- a CDS encoding regulatory factor sgt1 has translation MDYHKVYSYASDELLAPETLCFALFYVGVYKNEAEIRTELAQLKHYLNIELRPYVDHYPWHVRPVEYELVDDKHCFLYGELEYGENMDDLWVVASLLFKFTSRSENIYLHLYDQDREFLLIEAAQQVPGWLEPECASNRIWINTRRVVCIPKEYCEGRNLDLEEALAFLQSASYRLEVLSDVTEELVRKKIATYPQEALKHIKMESLLVSEYTACRLVRRPAYVAGAAISHFLEPVPILGLRLGGQRPSRLVKLNIRVNAIVYMDLQKYGETAAGMGEIADRAIEEEGLDENIDGADFEDLLKQHNETIEQDPLQRELLRYNVIEKRVEWEQPEQVNEERQRYDEDMVEKVKHFMDRETDWAGAGSESDGDDEEGDESESSRIRDYFRQEGVDIDEDDFFEFFCREALQLSKEDMEQLRGADSEEKDEDTGHGGDVGEDNATDDMEVLSNLLASLASSSSPAATLLNNLK, from the coding sequence ATGGATTATCACAAGGTTTACTCCTATGCGTctgacgagctgctggcgcCGGAGACGCTGTGTTTTGCTCTTTTCTATGTCGGTGTGTACAAGAACGAGGCCGAAATCAGGACAGAACTTGCCCAACTCAAGCATTACTTGAACATAGAGCTCAGACCCTACGTAGACCACTATCCGTGGCATGTTCGGCCTGTTGAGtacgagctggtggacgaTAAACACTGTTTTTTGTACGGAGAGCTGGAATACGGCGAAAACATGGACGATCTGTGGGTGGTTGCAAGTTTGCTGTTTAAATTCACCTCTAGGAGCGAAAACATCTACTTGCATCTATATGATCAGGACCGCGAGTTTCTGCTGATCGAGGCTGCCCAGCAGGTTCCTGGATGGCTGGAGCCAGAGTGCGCGTCAAACAGAATCTGGATCAACACGCGACGCGTGGTCTGCATCCCGAAAGAGTACTGTGAAGGGCGGAATCTGGACCTGGAAGAGGCCCTTGCGTTTCTGCAGTCGGCTAGCTACCGTCTGGAGGTTCTCAGCGATGTTacagaggagctggtgcgGAAGAAGATTGCCACTTATCCGCAGGAAGCTCTGAAACACATCAAAATGGAGTCGCTATTGGTTTCGGAATACACGGCATGCAGACTCGTTCGCCGGCCTGCGTACGTTGCTGGAGCAGCCATTTCGCATTTTCTGGAGCCCGTGCCCATTTTAGGGCTCCGACTCGGCGGCCAGCGACCGTCCAGACTGGTGAAACTAAATATTAGAGTCAACGCCATAGTGTACATGGATTTGCAAAAGTACGGCGAGACGGCGGCCGGAATGGGCGAGATTGCCGATCGAGCGATTGAGGAGGAGGGTCTGGATGAAAATATAGACGGAGCTGACTTTGAAGACCTTCTAAAGCAGCACAACGAAACCATAGAGCAAGACCCGTTGCAGCGGGAGCTTTTGCGGTACAATGTGATAGAAAAGCGTGTTGAGTGGGAGCAACCGGAGCAGGTGAACGAGGAGAGACAGCgctacgacgaggacatggTTGAGAAGGTGAAGCATTTTATGGATAGAGAGACAGACTGGGCCGGAGCAGGGTCTGAGAGCGAtggagacgacgaggagggAGATGAAAGCGAGAGCTCACGTATACGAGACTATTTCAGGCAAGAGGGAGTGGACATTGACGAAGACGACTTCTTTGAGTTCTTCTGTCGTGAGGCGTTGCAGCTCAGCAAAGAGGATatggagcagctgcgagGGGCAGATTCTGAGGAGAAGGACGAAGATACGGGCCACGGTGGGGATGTGGGGGAGGACAACGCCACAGACGATATGGAGGTGCTGTCGAATCTGCTGGCGTCGCTGGcgtcgagcagctcgccgGCCGCCACGCTTCTGAATAATCTTAAGTAA
- a CDS encoding Uracil-DNA glycosylase has translation MNKVSPKMAQKRTITDFFTVKRQKSDSVAKSVVSEAQVAGKTDSVKKQITLQVTTTSSFDKQKWVNSLTPEQKDLLELEISSMEPSWLALLHQELTKPYFLGLKRFLLSEWKSQTIFPPKENIYSWTRLTPVNNVKVLVLGQDPYHNYNQAHGLAFSVQDPTPPPPSLKNIYKCLKKEYPNFEIPKKGDLTKWAQNGVLMLNTCLTVRAHNANSHSGKGWEQFTMQVIKKLIEHRNRNGKGLAIVAWGSPAQKTVFNVGKIDWSLNLFLKSVHPSPLSAARGFFDCQHFTKCNAWLEDKYGKDARIDWALVDGNTVLEN, from the coding sequence ATGAACAAGGTGTCTCCCAAGATGGCGCAAAAGCGCACAATCACCGACTTTTTCACGGTGAAAAGACAGAAGTCGGACTCTGTGGCCAAGAGCGTGGTGTCCGAGGCACAAGTGGCCGGAAAGACGGACTCAGTCAAAAAACAAATCACTCTCCAGGTGACCACCACAAGCTCCTTCGATAAACAGAAATGGGTCAACTCGTTGACTCCTGAGCAAAAAGATCTgctcgagctggagatTTCCAGCATGGAGCCGTCCTGGCTTGCTCTTCTGCACCAGGAACTGACCAAACCTTATTTCCTGGGTCTTAAGAGATTCCTGCTCTCTGAGTGGAAGTCCCAGACAATCTTCCCTCCCAAGGAGAATATCTATTCGTGGACGCGTCTGACGCCAGTCAATAACGTCAAAGTGCTTGTTCTTGGCCAGGACCCGTACCACAACTACAACCAGGCACATGGTCTCGCGTTCTCTGTCCAAGACCCGACTCCGCCACCACCCTCTCTGAAAAACATCTACAAGtgtctgaaaaaagagtaTCCGAACTTCGAGATCCCCAAGAAGGGCGACCTCACCAAGTGGGCCCAAAATGGAGTCCTTATGCTCAATACGTGTCTCACAGTGCGCGCCCATAACGCCAACTCACACTCGGGAAAAGGCTGGGAACAGTTCACCATGCAGGtcatcaagaaattgattgagcacagaaacaggaaCGGTAAGGGTCTGGCCATCGTTGCATGGGGATCGCCTGCCCAGAAGACCGTGTTCAACGTCGGTAAGATCGACTGGAGTCTGAACCTGTTTCTGAAGTCTGTCCATCCATCTCCGCTCAGTGCCGCACGCGGGTTCTTTGACTGCCAGCATTTCACCAAGTGCAACGCGTGGCTGGAAGACAAATACGGCAAGGATGCGAGAATAGACTGGGCCCTGGTGGACGGAAATACAGTGTTGGAAAATTAA
- a CDS encoding Mitochondrial oxaloacetate transport protein — translation MSDKTASQKVSTVGGFIAGGLAACGAVTVTNPIELVKTRMQLEGELSSATNTPRVYKNPFQALGLIFKNEGIRGCQKGLFCAYIYQLGLNGCRLGLYEPVRNFINSVIFPSKDAHSVQSIPVNVAAGALSGIAGAIVGSPFYLIKTRMQSYSPSIKIGEQTHYTSTWNGLVSQYRQGGLSGLFRGVDAAIIRTGMGSSVQLPIYNFAKHELLKTGLIEEGPHLHLLSSTISGLGVGVVMNPGDVILTRVYNQKGNKYSGPIDCLIKTVKSEGIGALYKGFGAQLLRIAPHTVLTLTFMEQTMKLTFMVESGLFV, via the coding sequence ATGTCCGACAAAACAGCGTCTCAAAAAGTGTCCACAGTTGGCGGGTTCATCGCTGGAGGACTCGCGGCCTGCGGAGCTGTGACGGTGACGAATCCgatcgagctggtgaaaacCAGAATGCAGCTGGAAGGAGAGCTGTCCAGTGCAACCAACACCCCGAGAGTTTACAAAAATCCGTTCCAGGCTCTGGGTCTTATCTTCAAAAACGAGGGTATTAGGGGATGTCAGAAAGGTCTTTTCTGCGCGTACATCTACCAACTCGGACTGAACGGATGTCGTCTCGGCCTGTACGAGCCGGTCAGAAACTTCATCAACTCCGTTATCTTCCCGTCGAAGGACGCACATTCGGTCCAAAGCATCCCGGTCAACGTCGCGGCAGGAGCGCTATCTGGTATAGCCGGTGCCATTGTCGGCTCGCCTTTCTACCTCATCAAGACCCGGATGCAGTCGTACTCGCCTAGTATCAAGATCGGTGAGCAGACTCACTACACCTCAACGTGGAACGGACTTGTTTCGCAGTATAGACAAGGCGGATTGTCTGGGCTTTTCAGAGGAGTGGATGCAGCCATCATTAGAACCGGTATGGGCTCTTCAGTTCAGCTGCCGATTTACAACTTTGCTAAGCACGAGTTGCTCAAGACAGGACTGATTGAGGAAGGCCCGCATCTTCACCTGCTTTCCAGTACAATCTCGGGTCTCGGAGTCGGTGTGGTGATGAACCCAGGAGACGTTATTCTCACCAGAGTCTACAACCAAAAGGGAAACAAGTACTCTGGCCCTATCGACTGTCTGATCAAGACCGTTAAAAGTGAGGGTATTGGAGCTCTTTATAAAGGATTCGGAGCACAGTTGCTCAGAATTGCTCCTCACACCGTTCTCACGCTCACTTTCATGGAACAAACCATGAAGCTGACGTTCATGGTGGAATCGGGACTGTTTGTCTAA